The following coding sequences are from one Gigantopelta aegis isolate Gae_Host chromosome 15, Gae_host_genome, whole genome shotgun sequence window:
- the LOC121390381 gene encoding uncharacterized protein LOC121390381 isoform X2 produces the protein MFREIVTVFWFVLTISQTHGQQTTICQTTFLTQFYNCIQKVSLVPQNILWFTKNGTIGTKPANEATFKTSACSLRQQISDCSTDAMNKIINSTACADKDKNSIKDFFGSVFGPYDEKCAHPCRWTLFGSFKRCHDNIGISSGPFLLNTAIASVIGSNETETALFCSNRGRLLMCMTKEKSRCPEADFVMKQVGFDLNVMKKSTDVFCSYPKVYLDSILCFNKLSAEVRKCHQGAANKMADLSSKFQIIVNENDFNRQFCSIRQESVSCDLMVWTNNQDKEKCNKAVVGLRTEYGCKLLPSQCTRHSLAPMTSVCSEDKFMMAARDNYGSGAANPTSVSALWAISVLILLNI, from the exons AATCGTAACAG TATTTTGGTTTGTGTTGACGATATCCCAGACGCATGGCCAGCAGACGACGATCTGTCAGACGACTTTCCTGACCCAGTTCTACAACTGCATCCAGAAGGTGAGCCTCGTCCCTCAGAACATCCTGTGGTTCACCAAGAACGGGACCATCGGCACGAAGCCAGCCAATGAGGCCACGTTTAAAACCTCCGCCTGCAG tctAAGACAGCAGATTTCCGACTGTTCCACGGATGCCATGAACAAGATTATAAACAGCACGGCATGCGCAGATAAGGACAAAAATTCTATCAAAGACTTCTTCGGAAGTGTCTTTGGTCCGTACGACGAGAAGTGCGCACATC CGTGTCGGTGGACGTTGTTTGGTTCGTTTAAGAGGTGTCACGACAACATTGGCATCAGTTCCGGTCCGTTCCTGTTGAACACAGCTATCGCGTCTGTGATTGGTTCGAATGAAACGGAAACAGCACTCTTCTGCTC AAACCGTGGCCGACTGTTGATGTGTATGACGAAGGAAAAGTCCAGGTGCCCGGAAGCAGACTTCGTTATGAAACAAGTCGGATTTGACCTCAATGTCATGAAGAAATCCACAGACGTCTTCTGCAGTTATCCTAAAG tatacCTGGATAGCATCCTCTGCTTTAACAAGCTGTCAGCGGAAGTACGGAAATGCCACCAGGGGGCAGCGAACAAAATGGCCGACCTGTCGTCGAAATTCCAAATAATAGTCAATGAGAACGATTTTAATCGTCAGTTTTGCTC AATTCGTCAAGAATCTGTATCCTGTGACCTGATGGTGTGGACCAATAACCAGGACAAAGAGAAATGCAACAAGGCCGTCGTCGGGCTGAGAACCGAGTACGGCTGTAAACTCCTGCCCAGTCAGTGCACGCGCCACTCGCTCGCTCCGATGACGTCAGTTTGCAGCGAAGACAAATTCATGATGGCCGCTAGAGATAACTACGGAAGTGGCGCTGCTAATCCAACTTCCGTTTCCGCTTTGTGGGCAATCAGTGTTTTAATATTGCTGAATATTTGA
- the LOC121390381 gene encoding uncharacterized protein LOC121390381 isoform X1: protein MGACVHLCPESMIYLFFAPVFWFVLTISQTHGQQTTICQTTFLTQFYNCIQKVSLVPQNILWFTKNGTIGTKPANEATFKTSACSLRQQISDCSTDAMNKIINSTACADKDKNSIKDFFGSVFGPYDEKCAHPCRWTLFGSFKRCHDNIGISSGPFLLNTAIASVIGSNETETALFCSNRGRLLMCMTKEKSRCPEADFVMKQVGFDLNVMKKSTDVFCSYPKVYLDSILCFNKLSAEVRKCHQGAANKMADLSSKFQIIVNENDFNRQFCSIRQESVSCDLMVWTNNQDKEKCNKAVVGLRTEYGCKLLPSQCTRHSLAPMTSVCSEDKFMMAARDNYGSGAANPTSVSALWAISVLILLNI, encoded by the exons ATGGGAGCCTGTGTACACCTATGCCCTGAAAgcatgatttatttattttttgctcCAGTATTTTGGTTTGTGTTGACGATATCCCAGACGCATGGCCAGCAGACGACGATCTGTCAGACGACTTTCCTGACCCAGTTCTACAACTGCATCCAGAAGGTGAGCCTCGTCCCTCAGAACATCCTGTGGTTCACCAAGAACGGGACCATCGGCACGAAGCCAGCCAATGAGGCCACGTTTAAAACCTCCGCCTGCAG tctAAGACAGCAGATTTCCGACTGTTCCACGGATGCCATGAACAAGATTATAAACAGCACGGCATGCGCAGATAAGGACAAAAATTCTATCAAAGACTTCTTCGGAAGTGTCTTTGGTCCGTACGACGAGAAGTGCGCACATC CGTGTCGGTGGACGTTGTTTGGTTCGTTTAAGAGGTGTCACGACAACATTGGCATCAGTTCCGGTCCGTTCCTGTTGAACACAGCTATCGCGTCTGTGATTGGTTCGAATGAAACGGAAACAGCACTCTTCTGCTC AAACCGTGGCCGACTGTTGATGTGTATGACGAAGGAAAAGTCCAGGTGCCCGGAAGCAGACTTCGTTATGAAACAAGTCGGATTTGACCTCAATGTCATGAAGAAATCCACAGACGTCTTCTGCAGTTATCCTAAAG tatacCTGGATAGCATCCTCTGCTTTAACAAGCTGTCAGCGGAAGTACGGAAATGCCACCAGGGGGCAGCGAACAAAATGGCCGACCTGTCGTCGAAATTCCAAATAATAGTCAATGAGAACGATTTTAATCGTCAGTTTTGCTC AATTCGTCAAGAATCTGTATCCTGTGACCTGATGGTGTGGACCAATAACCAGGACAAAGAGAAATGCAACAAGGCCGTCGTCGGGCTGAGAACCGAGTACGGCTGTAAACTCCTGCCCAGTCAGTGCACGCGCCACTCGCTCGCTCCGATGACGTCAGTTTGCAGCGAAGACAAATTCATGATGGCCGCTAGAGATAACTACGGAAGTGGCGCTGCTAATCCAACTTCCGTTTCCGCTTTGTGGGCAATCAGTGTTTTAATATTGCTGAATATTTGA